The stretch of DNA CGTCGGCGCCAGCTTGCGGTTCATGTTGGCGAGCTGGAATTCGTATTCGAAGTCCGACACCGCCCGGAGTCCGCGGACGATGACACCCACGCCCCGCCGCTTCACGTAGTCCACCAGCAGACCGTGGAACGAATCCACCTCCACCCGCGGGTCCTTCACGGCGTCGCGGATGAGCTCGCGCCGCTCGTCCTCCGAGAACAGCGGCGTCTTCTTCGGGTTCACCGCGATGGCCACGATGAGCCTGTCGAACATCTTCAGG from Myxococcus stipitatus encodes:
- the coaD gene encoding pantetheine-phosphate adenylyltransferase; translated protein: MPVAIYPGSFDPLTNGHLSLIQRSLKMFDRLIVAIAVNPKKTPLFSEDERRELIRDAVKDPRVEVDSFHGLLVDYVKRRGVGVIVRGLRAVSDFEYEFQLANMNRKLAPTVETVFMMTGEDYFYISSQLVREVASFGGDVTGLVPPNVNERLKQRFASKT